A single genomic interval of Aphidius gifuensis isolate YNYX2018 linkage group LG6, ASM1490517v1, whole genome shotgun sequence harbors:
- the LOC122859810 gene encoding SCF E3 ubiquitin ligase complex F-box protein GRR1-like: MISKKEISHAEENQQLFDDVDQKKDAINFLDNYSLAEIFMLLPIPDRMAMEKICPKWKEACKLAWYDIKKYKCSHTIDRAHNDQLLTQSYVEKLLLFCGIYIKELSLSKICNSSMMPMIGEHCENLTRLEFVHNGKLKFNANGYIEAFTKLKKLKYIEIQLIHMDWCLRRKFPWEAINYLPEEMNEIHLLIGQSLSKEAVFFDLKRFKNLQKLTLIGCNLNKILQAISEKTTLNYLDLAYFRLTKKCTFNIEHVFNQLVNLEHVSITIDKSNLNVPSSILNTCKNIRHLYLPTLNIELRPEISIENRENWENLKNLEHLTISWKITDEIAIKLVKYCKKLKHLDISKMNTDVIESALQKLTKLENLECLKVGPIHNFSGETIAAISNNCKKLKNLKMNGRYSMIWALEQPRPSSVLNYLLKLQYLEQLSLPWTTINELDEKSIIAIVDTCKNLMKLNLNFCRNITETTLIALTNSESLKKLKVAYIDNVTDNFISKLKGLKYLDFRGCKNITDAGVIQLINNCPDLEYLNIYNTHVTTDTIIGASEATKNRSNNIILYLCVEKILKKSFKSLNKSIWLALDLYS; this comes from the exons CAATACCAGATAGAATGGCCAtggaaaaaa tttgtccGAAATGGAAAGAAGCCTGTAAACTTGCTTGGtatgatatcaaaaaatacaaatgtagcCATACAATTGATCGTGCTCATAATGACCAGTTGCTGACACAATCATACgtcgaaaaattattattattctgtggtatttatataaaagaattgTCTCTTTCGAAAATTTGCAACTCAAGTATGATGCCAATGATTGGTGAGCACTGTGAAAATTTGACAAGACTTGAATTTGTTcataatggtaaattaaaatttaatgccAATGGCTACATTGAAGCGTTtacgaaattaaaaaaattaaaatacattgaaatacaattaattcatATGGATTGGTGTCTTAGAAGAAAGTTTCCTTGGGAAGCAATCAATTATCTTCCAGAAGAAAtgaatgaaattcatttactTATTGGACAAAGCCTCTCCAAAGAAGCAGTGTTTTTT gaTTTAAAAAGATTTAAGAATCTTCAGAAATTGACATTAATTGGGTGCAATCTGAATAAAATTCTTCAAGCAATATCAGAAAAAACAACACTTAATTATCTCGACCTGGCATACTTTCGCCTGACCAAAAAATGcacatttaatattgaacatgTATTCAATCAACTTGTGAACTTGGAGCATGTCAGCATTACAATTGACAAATCTAATCTGAATGTCCCCAGTTCTATTCTTAATACATGCAAAAATATACGACATCTTTATTTACCAACGTTGAACATTGAACTGCGACCTGAAATTTCAATCGAAAACCGGGAAAACTGGGAAAACTTAAAGAACTTGGAGCATCTTACTATAAGTTGGAAAATAACTGATGAAATTGCAATTAAACTTGTCAAATATTGCAAGAAATTAAAACACttagatatttcaaaaatgaatACAGATGTCATAGAATCTGCCTTgcaaaaattgacaaaattagaaaatcttgaatgtttGAAAGTTGGTCCCATACATAACTTCAGTGGCGAAACAATAGCtgcaatatcaaataattgtaaaaaacttaaaaatctgAAAATGAATGGCAGGTATTCTATGATTTGGGCTCTTGAACAACCTCGGCCCTCATCGgttcttaattatttattaaaactgcAATATCTTGAACAACTAAGTTTGCCATGGACGACGATAAATGAACTTGACGAGAAGAGTATAATTGCTATTGTTGATACATGTAAAAATCTGATGAAgctgaatttaaatttttgtaggaATATTACTGAAACAACTCTCATTGCTTTAACCAACtctgaatcattaaaaaaattaaaggttGCTTATATTGATAATGTAACAGACAATTTTATCTCCAAATTGAAAGGATTAAAATATTTGGATTTTAGGGGCTGCAAAAATATTACAGATGCTGGTgttattcaattgataaataattgtccCGATCTTGAATAtcttaatatttacaatactCATGTTACAACTGATACGATTATTGGTGCCTCTGaagcaactaaaaatcgtagtaataatattattttgtatctaTGCGTTGAAAAGATACTCAAAAAATCGTTCAAGTCACTAAATAAATCTATATGGTTGGCTCTTGATCTTTATTCTTGA
- the LOC122859808 gene encoding uncharacterized protein LOC122859808: MEYENPRKRQKIASFDADHFDEYQVEKNLNVDCLSLDVLESVKFLPLADKIIIDKATIDNSSPKNAIDMYYYLLRTINPAINELYLQSNTSNGMMILLAEDFSLIIKEFENLSDLTLRYFELERIAMMEICKMENLVYLDLHGCKLNDQMPILNLINLEHLNLSSIKYIEKNLISELPRLNRLKHFDVNNSSLSIGMYDSISRIKTLIYLDVKHCSNVDDEFITKVIDNYLSYSCNLSERAYYDIAQLKYLERLVVVNSLDVQNAVPVEMMKLKYLNCAKSYRVYDEHVEKFMKNCPNLEELVVCQNPISSRIFEIAAMLTNQRKNNIPLTIYTSINLNLKKYKNLHSLTLSGCSLDKIIQQISEQIPLVYLDLKKSLVTDKCMFKENYIFHQLVNLEHFYCLDNWEKITSNSPCTMFNTSPNMRYFNGSTGESCHILPENWVNLEKLEDFTLNWNITEDLAFKIVKYCKSLKNIHMEYETEINDNTDDDSDDDHDDRVPPASIFDELSKLKYLEYLNIECVNNFQDSSLIAIANECKNLAYLNISNCKYITEAGLNSITSIESLRRLSVRELKCVTDSFLRKLKGLNSLECNDCKKLTDVGFIQFIKNCPDLKRLFLGNTHMTIYTIIAADQATKYRKNNIVLRIHGCDKVLKEACRSKITSKRLVLYS; encoded by the exons atgGAATACGAAAATCCAAGAAAACGCCAAAAAATTGCATCATTTGATGCTGATCATTTTGATGAATATCAAGTCGAGAAAAACCTAAATGTTGATTGTCTATCCTTGGATGTTCTGGAATCGGTTAAATTCCTACCATTAGCTGACaagataataattgataaag caACTATCGATAATTCATCACCAAAAAATGCCATTGATATGTATTATTACCTTTTACGTACTATAAATCCAGCAATAAATGAGTTATATCTTCAAAGTAATACTTCGAATGGAATGATGATTCTACTTGCCGAAGATTTTTCATTG atTATTAAAGAATTTGAAAACTTGTCGGATTTGACACTTCGTTATTTTGAATTGGAAAGAATAGCAATGATGGAAATTTGTAAAATGGAAAACTTGGTTTACTTGGATCTACATGGTTGTAAGTTGAATGATCAAATGCCAATCCTCAATTTGATAAACTTGGAACatcttaatttatcatcaatcaaatatattgaaaaaaatttaataagtgAATTACCAAGATTAAATAGACTAAAAcattttgatgttaataattcaagtcTTAGCATTGGCATGTATGACAGTATATCAAGAATCAAAACACTTATTTATTTGGATGTAAAACATTGTtcaaatgttgatgatgaatttataacaaaagtcATTGATAATT ATTTGAGTTATTCATGTAATTTGAGTGAACGTGCATATTATGATATTGCGCAACTAAAATATCTTGAAAGATTAGTTGTTGTTAACAGTTTAGATGTGCAAAATGCTGTACCAGTTgaaatgatgaaattgaaatatcTTAATTGTGCTAAATCATACAGAGTTTATGATGaacatgttgaaaaatttatgaagaATTGTCCAAATTTAGAAGAGCTAGTTGTTTGTCAAAATCCAATTTCATCACGAATATTTGAAATAGCTGCGATGTTAACAAATCaacggaaaaataatattccattGACAATATATACCAGTATTAATCTT aatttaaaaaagtataaaaatctTCACAGCTTGACGCTCAGTGGCTGTAGTTTAGACAAAATTATACAACAAATATCTGAACAAATACCACTTGTTTATCTTGATCTTAAAAAATCTTTGGTGACTGATAAATGCATGTTCAaagaaaattacatttttcatcAGCTTGTAAATTTAGAACATTTCTATTGTTTAGATAATTGGGAAAAAATTACTTCAAATTCCCCATGTACTATGTTCAATACGAGTCCAAATATGAGATACTTCAACGGGTCAACTGGTGAATCATGTCATATTTTACCTGAAAACTGGGTAAATCTTGAGAAGTTGGAAGATTTCACTCTAAATTGGAATATCACTGAAGATTTAGCTTTTAAAATTGTGAAATATTGCAAGAGTCTGAAGAACATACACATGGAATATGAAActgaaat TAATGATAACACtgatgatgatagtgatgatgatcatgatgatCGAGTTCCTCCTGCAAGTATTTttgatgagttatcaaaattaaaatatcttgaatatttgaatatagaaTGTGTGAACAACTTTCAAGACAGTAGTCTTATTGCGATTGCTAATGAATGTAAAAATCTCGCGTATTTGAATATAAGTAATTGCAAATACATCACTGAAGCAGGTCTCAATTCCATAACCAGTATAGAATCATTACGAAGATTAAGTGTTCGGGAACTCAAATGTGTTACAGACAGTTTTCTAAGGAAATTAAAAGGATTAAATTCTTTGGAGTGTAAcgattgtaaaaaacttactGACGTTggttttattcaatttataaaaaattgtccagATCTTAAACGTCTTTTTCTCGGTAACACTCATATGACAATTTATACCATTATTGCTGCCGACCAAGCAACCAAAtatcgtaaaaataatattgttttgcgTATACATGGTTGTGATAAAGTACTTAAAGAAGCTTGTAGATCAAAAATTACATCTAAACGGTTGGTTTTATATTCATAA